One Parachlamydia acanthamoebae DNA segment encodes these proteins:
- a CDS encoding SDR family oxidoreductase has product MFSLKNKIAFITGASRGIGKEIALKLAAAGAKVAIAAKTATPHPKLPGTIFQAAEEIIQAGGEALPLVMDIRDEEQIQSAVQKTIDTFGGIDILINNASAIQLTRTLDTPLKRYDLMHQINVRGTFACSQACLPYLKKASNPHILNLSPPLNMNPKWFKDYLAYTMSKYGMSLCVLGMAAEFAEDGIAVNALWPKTVIATAALMAILKDPQVIESTTKHCRLPSIVADAAYEILLKDSRECTGHFFIDEDILRDKGVTDFSHYAVSPGNPLKEDFFLD; this is encoded by the coding sequence ATGTTCTCACTCAAAAACAAAATTGCATTTATTACTGGCGCTAGTCGTGGGATTGGGAAAGAGATTGCCCTAAAGCTGGCAGCAGCTGGAGCTAAAGTGGCCATTGCGGCGAAAACCGCGACACCTCATCCCAAATTGCCTGGGACCATTTTCCAGGCGGCTGAGGAAATTATTCAGGCAGGTGGGGAGGCCTTGCCATTAGTCATGGATATTCGAGATGAAGAACAAATCCAAAGTGCTGTCCAGAAGACGATTGACACTTTTGGTGGCATCGACATTTTGATTAATAATGCGAGTGCTATTCAACTAACCCGAACTTTGGACACTCCGTTAAAGCGTTATGATTTGATGCACCAAATTAATGTAAGGGGAACCTTTGCTTGTTCACAAGCTTGTTTACCTTACCTTAAAAAAGCCTCAAATCCCCATATTTTAAACCTCTCGCCGCCATTGAATATGAATCCTAAATGGTTTAAGGACTATTTAGCTTATACTATGTCAAAATATGGGATGAGCTTGTGCGTATTAGGGATGGCCGCGGAATTTGCCGAAGACGGAATTGCGGTCAATGCTTTATGGCCCAAAACAGTCATTGCCACGGCTGCGCTTATGGCGATTTTAAAAGACCCACAAGTGATTGAAAGTACGACTAAGCATTGTCGCTTACCTTCTATCGTTGCAGATGCAGCGTATGAAATTTTGTTGAAAGACAGTCGGGAATGCACCGGCCATTTTTTTATTGATGAGGATATATTGCGCGATAAGGGGGTAACGGACTTTAGTCATTATGCCGTTTCTCCTGGTAATCCCTTAAAAGAAGATTTCTTTTTAGATTAA
- a CDS encoding nitric-oxide reductase large subunit, with amino-acid sequence MLRGLVQSQFNESDNLSIWWRYTVIIVMIIGFAILGFVTSLAYENAPPIPDKVIDNKNNVIFTKENIQQGQSAFLRYNLMEHGTLWGHGAYLGPDYTAEYLHQEALIIMDYIAQQKMGKSFAELSQEQQFGIKENVSFILKQNRFDFNKNVLVYTPEEIEAFDKALIYWKGYFTQGMAPGLPKNFIQNSDDLRNLTTFFSWASWVAVTNRPNENCSYTNNFPYDPLIGNFPCSDAYFWSAMSLIFMLGAIGLMLFLFGKFDFLGWDPKRKPRHVHETHLETSPLSAGQLATMPYFVVVAVLFLLQTLFGGLIAHYRVESSFYGLSIVDWVAYNLGRTWHLQLAIFWIATAWVGGGLFIAPMLSGAEPRNQKFGIQLLLWALVLVVLGSLTGEFLSAQGLLPGEMWFWIGNQGSEYLDLGRAWQYLLIAGFFFWLWLLFRALRPAFSNPKLKEFSILFFLAAAAIPIFYVPAVFYHHQTNFTVIDTWRFWIIHLWVEGFFEVFATVLTATIFVQMGVTKLITAKRVIYLDIILYLGAGVVGTGHHWYFTGQTSVNMALSACFSAMEVVPLTLLTLDAWDFIRVSNLRCEECGRFLAAQQKWTIYYLISVGIWNFIGAGVFGFLINLPIISYFEVGTNLTQNHGHAAMFGVFGMLALAVTMFCMRSMQTEKIWEMTKNLIKIGFWGLNIGMGLMVILDLFPSGVLQLWDSIVNGYWHARHLNFIMSGFFHTLEWVRLGADMIFIVVGVIPTVSAIFITFMYGRKRDEEFVKSTR; translated from the coding sequence ATGCTGAGAGGTTTAGTGCAATCGCAATTTAATGAAAGTGATAATTTGTCCATATGGTGGCGGTACACGGTCATCATTGTGATGATCATTGGATTTGCTATCTTGGGATTTGTAACCAGCCTGGCTTACGAAAATGCGCCTCCCATTCCAGACAAAGTGATCGACAATAAGAACAATGTCATATTTACCAAAGAGAATATCCAGCAAGGCCAGTCAGCTTTTCTGAGATATAACTTGATGGAGCATGGAACTCTTTGGGGACATGGCGCTTATTTAGGGCCTGATTATACCGCGGAATATCTTCACCAGGAAGCCTTAATAATCATGGATTATATAGCCCAACAAAAAATGGGCAAATCCTTTGCAGAACTTTCTCAAGAACAACAATTTGGCATCAAAGAAAATGTATCATTTATTCTGAAACAAAATCGTTTTGACTTTAACAAAAATGTTTTAGTTTATACTCCAGAAGAAATTGAGGCTTTCGATAAAGCTCTAATCTATTGGAAGGGCTACTTCACTCAAGGCATGGCTCCAGGTTTACCAAAGAACTTCATTCAAAATTCTGATGACCTTAGAAACTTGACAACATTTTTTTCATGGGCCAGTTGGGTTGCAGTGACCAATCGTCCCAATGAAAATTGTTCATATACCAATAATTTTCCCTATGATCCCTTGATAGGTAATTTTCCTTGTTCCGATGCTTATTTTTGGAGCGCAATGAGCTTGATATTTATGCTAGGAGCTATCGGGCTGATGCTATTTCTTTTTGGAAAATTCGACTTCCTTGGATGGGACCCTAAGCGAAAGCCTCGCCATGTTCATGAGACCCATTTGGAGACTTCACCTTTAAGTGCTGGACAATTAGCTACAATGCCTTATTTTGTTGTCGTTGCAGTGCTATTTTTGCTTCAAACTTTGTTTGGAGGTTTAATTGCGCATTATCGCGTAGAATCGAGTTTTTATGGCCTGTCTATTGTAGATTGGGTAGCTTATAATTTAGGTAGGACCTGGCATCTTCAGCTTGCGATATTTTGGATTGCGACAGCTTGGGTAGGAGGAGGTCTTTTTATTGCTCCAATGCTAAGTGGTGCAGAACCTAGAAATCAGAAATTTGGTATCCAATTATTGCTTTGGGCGCTTGTACTGGTGGTGCTTGGAAGCCTGACAGGAGAGTTCTTGAGTGCTCAGGGCTTATTACCAGGTGAGATGTGGTTTTGGATTGGAAATCAAGGATCAGAATACTTGGATTTAGGACGTGCTTGGCAATACCTATTGATCGCTGGCTTTTTCTTTTGGCTATGGCTTCTTTTCAGAGCTCTACGACCAGCCTTTTCAAATCCAAAGTTAAAAGAATTCAGTATTCTTTTCTTTCTAGCCGCAGCAGCGATCCCAATCTTCTATGTCCCCGCTGTATTTTATCATCATCAAACGAACTTTACTGTTATAGACACCTGGAGATTCTGGATCATTCATTTATGGGTGGAAGGATTTTTTGAAGTATTTGCCACTGTATTGACAGCAACTATTTTCGTGCAAATGGGTGTGACTAAGTTGATTACTGCGAAACGAGTCATCTATTTAGATATCATTCTTTATCTAGGTGCTGGCGTAGTTGGTACGGGCCACCATTGGTACTTCACTGGGCAAACTAGTGTCAACATGGCCTTGTCTGCATGTTTTTCTGCAATGGAAGTGGTCCCATTAACTTTGTTGACTCTCGACGCCTGGGATTTTATTCGCGTTTCAAACTTGCGTTGCGAAGAATGCGGACGTTTCTTAGCAGCGCAACAAAAATGGACTATTTATTATCTGATTTCCGTGGGAATATGGAACTTTATAGGCGCAGGAGTGTTTGGTTTTTTAATTAACCTGCCAATTATCTCGTATTTTGAGGTCGGAACTAATTTAACTCAAAATCATGGCCATGCTGCCATGTTCGGAGTATTTGGCATGCTAGCATTGGCGGTCACTATGTTCTGTATGCGCTCCATGCAAACAGAAAAAATTTGGGAAATGACCAAAAACCTCATTAAAATTGGTTTTTGGGGCCTTAACATTGGCATGGGCCTGATGGTCATACTCGATCTTTTCCCATCAGGCGTTCTCCAGCTTTGGGACTCAATAGTAAATGGTTACTGGCATGCTCGCCATCTAAATTTTATAATGTCCGGTTTTTTCCATACTTTGGAATGGGTCCGGTTAGGGGCTGATATGATATTTATTGTCGTAGGTGTAATTCCTACTGTTAGCGCGATATTTATCACCTTTATGTATGGACGTAAAAGAGATGAAGAATTTGTAAAGAGCACAAGATGA